TGACGCATATTACAGACACCCAGACACCGCACACATACACACACTTTGCTATCTGTATTTCAGTTTTTGCTCACTTGTACGGGTGTTTGAATACCCCACCTAGTGTGTTGTGCGTGTATCTCTGAGGCCCCATTACTGGCTTCCCATTGTTCTGTCTCGAGGGCAGCGAGATCCAGGATTTGTCAGCAGAGCagtgggggggggggtgTCTGGTGTGTGGCCGATGCCGGGAAGCTGTGGTATATATAAGCGTGTTAAATAGAGTAGATATACAaatgactacaacttgAAATACACTTACACATACACACTCAtacacacatacacacacatacacacaTACATATACAACTACGAAATGTTTTTGAGAAGTACTAGATTGATGCGTCCGTTTACCAGGATGTACCATCCGAAGGTGATAGAGCACTACACCAACCCTAGGAATGTGGGGTCTATGGACAAGACTCTGCGGAACGTCGGCACGGGTGTGGTCGGTGCGCCAGCGTGTGGTGACGTGATCAAGCTGCAGATACAAGTGAACGACAACACTGGGGTGATAGAGGAGGCCAAGTTCAAGACATTCGGCTGCGGGTCCGCCATCGCATCGAGTTCGTACCTGACAGAGCTGGTCCAAGGAATAACCATCGAGGACGCCGAAAAGATCAA
The Nakaseomyces glabratus chromosome J, complete sequence genome window above contains:
- the ISU2 gene encoding putative iron-binding protein ISU2 (CAGL0J04048g~Ortholog(s) have role in cellular iron ion homeostasis, iron-sulfur cluster assembly, tRNA wobble uridine modification and mitochondrial matrix localization) — its product is MFLRSTRLMRPFTRMYHPKVIEHYTNPRNVGSMDKTLRNVGTGVVGAPACGDVIKLQIQVNDNTGVIEEAKFKTFGCGSAIASSSYLTELVQGITIEDAEKIKNIEIAKELSLPPVKLHCSMLAEDAIKAAVRDYKTKRSSTTLH